The Sodalis praecaptivus genome includes a region encoding these proteins:
- a CDS encoding LacI family DNA-binding transcriptional regulator, which yields MTTILEVANKAGVSKATVSRVLSGNGYVSQATRARVYSAIAETDYRPNLLARNLATKTTQTIGLVVTNTLYSGNYFSEILFHSARLMEQHGRQLILADGKHSAEEEKAAIDFLLDLRCDGIIIYPRFLSIDAMDEIITRHNQPIMVINRRLRKNHSYCLFSDQHASSRLAVSHLIARGHRQIAFVTGSLDSPTGVERLSGYKAALEEQGIPLRDDLIVAGKWTAQSGLEAVQHLLQKQARFTALVASNDDMAMGALKAFAAAGVAVPASVSVVGFDDMPLAPFTLPSLTSMKVPVTEMMEETFTRLIAMLDGGHWNAQKTFPASLVMRESIADGPFPPVVQA from the coding sequence ATGACGACAATCCTTGAGGTTGCAAACAAAGCCGGGGTATCAAAAGCCACCGTCTCACGGGTTTTGTCAGGCAACGGTTATGTGAGTCAGGCGACACGAGCGCGGGTATATAGCGCCATTGCCGAGACGGACTACCGGCCCAATTTACTGGCCCGCAACCTGGCGACAAAAACCACGCAAACGATTGGTTTAGTGGTCACCAATACTCTTTACAGCGGGAATTACTTTAGCGAGATCCTGTTCCACTCCGCCCGTCTGATGGAGCAGCACGGCCGCCAGCTTATTTTGGCCGACGGCAAGCACAGCGCGGAAGAGGAAAAGGCCGCCATAGATTTCCTGCTCGATCTGCGCTGCGACGGAATTATCATTTATCCACGCTTTCTCAGCATTGACGCAATGGATGAGATCATTACCCGGCATAATCAGCCCATCATGGTGATAAATCGACGATTGCGTAAAAACCACAGTTACTGCCTTTTTTCCGATCAGCATGCCTCCAGCCGCTTGGCGGTCAGCCATTTGATTGCGCGAGGCCACCGCCAAATAGCCTTCGTCACGGGCTCCCTGGATTCACCTACCGGCGTCGAGCGCCTTTCGGGCTATAAAGCCGCGTTAGAGGAGCAAGGTATTCCCCTGCGCGATGACCTGATTGTGGCGGGGAAATGGACCGCGCAAAGCGGGCTGGAAGCGGTGCAGCACTTGTTGCAAAAGCAGGCGCGTTTCACCGCCCTGGTCGCCAGTAACGATGACATGGCGATGGGCGCGTTAAAAGCCTTTGCGGCGGCAGGCGTCGCGGTGCCCGCCAGCGTATCGGTGGTCGGCTTCGACGATATGCCGCTGGCGCCATTTACCCTGCCGTCGTTGACCAGTATGAAAGTGCCGGTGACGGAAATGATGGAGGAGACGTTTACCAGGCTCATCGCCATGCTCGATGGCGGTCATTGGAATGCGCAAAAGACCTTTCCCGCATCGCTGGTGATGCGCGAGTCGATCGCCGACGGCCCTTTTCCGCCCGTAGTGCAAGCCTAA
- a CDS encoding zinc-dependent alcohol dehydrogenase, whose product MKALVWHAVGDIRLDEVAEPRIVAPTDAVIRLTASAICGTDLHFVRGTFSDMRPGTILGHEGVGIIEALGSDVRNFSIGDRVVVCSTVSCGCCTPCRQGNTAQCDNANPNGPAGGTCFFGGPAATGPVNGLQAEKARIPYAANTLVKIPDNVTDDQAIMVSDIFPTAWFGAEAAEVKRGDVVTVFGCGPVGQFTIASAFLLGAARVIAIDGHEDRLEMARRQGAFTVNFEREDPLATLARLTGGTGADCAIDAVGVDSQHAHHGPARQEAQDKRDKFRQEVAQVAPTTHEQNGNWMPGDAPTQALEWAIETLKKAGRLSIIGVYPPQAETFPIGKAMNKNLTLKMGNCNHHTLIPHLLKLVSTGAIDPARVLTQREPLSDVLAAYRAFDKRQPGWIKTELTPAR is encoded by the coding sequence ATGAAAGCACTGGTATGGCATGCGGTCGGCGATATCCGCCTTGATGAGGTGGCCGAGCCGAGAATAGTGGCGCCCACCGATGCCGTCATTCGCCTGACCGCGTCGGCTATTTGTGGCACCGATCTGCACTTTGTGAGAGGCACCTTCAGCGACATGCGCCCAGGCACGATTCTCGGTCACGAGGGGGTGGGGATTATCGAAGCGTTGGGGTCTGACGTACGGAATTTTTCCATCGGCGATCGTGTTGTGGTGTGTTCCACCGTTTCCTGTGGCTGCTGTACACCGTGCCGGCAAGGCAATACGGCGCAGTGTGATAACGCCAACCCCAATGGCCCGGCGGGGGGAACGTGTTTTTTCGGCGGCCCGGCGGCGACGGGCCCGGTTAATGGGCTCCAGGCCGAGAAGGCGCGCATTCCCTATGCCGCGAATACGCTGGTCAAAATACCGGATAATGTCACCGACGACCAAGCCATTATGGTAAGCGATATTTTTCCGACGGCTTGGTTCGGCGCGGAGGCCGCGGAGGTGAAACGCGGCGATGTGGTGACGGTCTTCGGCTGCGGCCCTGTCGGACAATTCACCATCGCCAGCGCATTCTTGCTCGGTGCCGCTCGCGTTATCGCCATTGATGGTCATGAAGACCGACTCGAAATGGCACGCCGGCAAGGCGCTTTTACCGTGAATTTTGAACGCGAAGATCCGCTAGCGACCTTGGCAAGGCTAACGGGCGGCACGGGGGCGGATTGCGCGATAGATGCGGTCGGCGTGGACAGCCAGCATGCTCACCACGGGCCGGCGCGGCAAGAAGCCCAGGACAAGAGAGACAAATTCCGCCAGGAAGTGGCGCAGGTGGCGCCCACAACCCATGAGCAAAACGGCAACTGGATGCCGGGCGATGCGCCAACCCAGGCATTGGAATGGGCGATCGAGACGCTAAAAAAAGCCGGCCGCCTCAGCATTATCGGCGTTTATCCGCCGCAGGCAGAAACGTTTCCAATCGGGAAGGCGATGAACAAAAACCTGACTCTTAAAATGGGTAACTGTAATCATCATACCCTTATTCCTCATCTGCTTAAGCTGGTTAGCACCGGCGCCATCGATCCGGCAAGGGTTCTGACCCAACGGGAGCCATTAAGTGACGTACTTGCCGCCTACCGGGCATTTGACAAGCGTCAGCCGGGCTGGATCAAAACCGAGCTGACGCCGGCGCGTTGA
- a CDS encoding Rpn family recombination-promoting nuclease/putative transposase — protein MSHSLSHHDAMFKKFLGDIEVARDFMEIHLPSAIRARCDLSTLAMAPGSFVEADLRHQLSDMLYQVQTSAGTSYIYCLIEHQSRPEKLMPHRLLRYSLAAMQRHLEQGNDRLPVVVPLLFYHGRTSPYPYSMRWLDCFADPVLAEWVYGQAFPLVDVTALTDDEILTHRRVALLELVQKHIRTRDMLEMVQDIARLVKEWSLPKEQFRSLMYYIVMQGNTPAAGQFLQMMAEQAGDYQEDVMTIAEQLRQEGERRGLQQGMQQGLQQGMQQGIQLGKTEGRQEGEHSASLKIARQLIANGIDHAVVKLSTGLTDVELDTLTHQ, from the coding sequence ATGTCGCATTCACTGTCCCATCATGACGCCATGTTTAAGAAATTCCTCGGGGATATCGAGGTGGCACGGGATTTTATGGAGATTCATCTGCCGTCGGCCATCCGCGCGCGCTGCGATTTGAGCACGCTGGCGATGGCGCCCGGCAGTTTTGTGGAAGCGGACTTGCGCCATCAGCTGTCCGATATGCTGTACCAAGTCCAGACAAGCGCGGGGACCAGTTACATCTACTGCCTTATCGAGCATCAATCGCGTCCGGAAAAGCTGATGCCGCACCGTCTGCTGCGTTACAGTCTGGCGGCGATGCAGCGACATCTCGAACAGGGCAACGATCGGTTGCCGGTGGTGGTGCCGTTACTGTTTTATCACGGGCGGACATCGCCCTATCCGTACAGCATGCGCTGGCTGGATTGCTTTGCCGACCCCGTGCTGGCAGAATGGGTTTATGGTCAGGCGTTCCCGCTGGTGGATGTCACGGCGCTGACGGATGATGAAATACTGACCCACCGACGGGTGGCATTGCTGGAGCTGGTGCAAAAGCATATACGCACGCGGGATATGCTGGAGATGGTCCAAGATATTGCCCGCTTGGTGAAGGAGTGGTCGCTGCCGAAGGAGCAGTTTCGCAGCCTGATGTACTATATTGTGATGCAGGGCAATACGCCGGCTGCCGGACAGTTTCTGCAGATGATGGCGGAGCAGGCCGGTGATTATCAGGAGGACGTGATGACAATAGCAGAGCAATTGCGCCAGGAAGGTGAGCGAAGAGGCCTGCAACAAGGCATGCAGCAGGGCCTGCAACAAGGCATGCAACAGGGCATTCAGCTTGGCAAAACGGAAGGTCGTCAGGAGGGTGAACATAGCGCGTCGTTGAAGATTGCCCGTCAGCTTATCGCCAACGGTATAGATCATGCCGTGGTCAAATTGTCGACCGGCTTGACCGACGTGGAGCTGGACACGCTAACCCATCAATAA
- a CDS encoding YebG family protein, with amino-acid sequence MAVETKFVVVRKGEEKMTFASKKEADAYDKMLDMADVFADWLAHSSLSLDEAQAENLGLFLAEHKDIVQHILRTSSIPTVGNDSPASTTASTADVQSEPRHDGDAGKKKISAVKAA; translated from the coding sequence ATGGCGGTTGAAACTAAGTTTGTCGTCGTAAGAAAGGGTGAAGAAAAAATGACATTTGCCAGTAAAAAGGAAGCCGACGCTTACGACAAAATGCTTGATATGGCAGATGTCTTCGCCGACTGGCTAGCGCATAGCTCGCTGTCACTCGATGAGGCGCAGGCTGAAAATCTGGGGCTATTTTTAGCGGAACATAAAGATATCGTTCAGCATATTCTGCGTACCAGCAGCATTCCCACTGTAGGCAACGATTCTCCTGCTTCTACCACCGCCAGTACGGCGGATGTCCAGAGCGAACCTCGGCATGATGGCGACGCAGGCAAAAAGAAAATCAGCGCGGTGAAAGCCGCCTAA
- the uxuA gene encoding mannonate dehydratase, with protein sequence MQMTMRWFGPEQDKIPLEYIRQVPGVEGVVGALYDVPVGETWPKDKIRALVDQAHQAGLTMEVIESVNIHDDIKIGLPSRDRYIANYQQTIRHLAEFGVKVICYNFMPVFDWMKTEMNYVLPDGSVTMAFEKKGIDKSLEEVVKEVLDNANGFALPGWEPERLAQVQQLFAKYDGVDDDRLRENLAYFLQAVIPVCEEVGVKMAIHPDDPPYSIFGLPRVVKNRDDLDWICQVVDSEANGITLCTGSIAEDPANDVYQILAEFTRRKRIHFAHVRNIKLIQDKDFYESAHLSRCGSLDMYQVMKALYDNGFDGYIRSDHGRFIWGETGRPGYGLYDRAVGTNYLLGLWEALQKR encoded by the coding sequence ATGCAGATGACAATGCGCTGGTTTGGGCCTGAACAGGACAAAATCCCCTTAGAGTACATCCGTCAGGTGCCGGGGGTAGAAGGGGTGGTTGGGGCATTATATGACGTTCCGGTCGGAGAGACATGGCCCAAAGACAAAATTCGGGCGCTCGTGGATCAAGCCCATCAGGCGGGTTTGACGATGGAGGTCATCGAAAGCGTCAATATTCACGATGATATTAAAATTGGCTTGCCCAGCCGCGACCGGTATATCGCTAATTACCAGCAGACCATTCGGCATTTGGCGGAATTCGGCGTGAAAGTGATTTGCTATAACTTTATGCCGGTTTTCGACTGGATGAAAACCGAGATGAACTATGTGCTGCCCGATGGCTCCGTGACGATGGCGTTTGAGAAAAAAGGCATCGACAAAAGTCTGGAAGAGGTGGTGAAAGAGGTTTTGGACAACGCCAATGGTTTTGCGCTGCCCGGCTGGGAGCCGGAACGGTTGGCGCAGGTCCAGCAGCTGTTTGCCAAGTATGACGGCGTCGATGACGACCGTTTGCGCGAAAACCTGGCGTATTTTCTGCAAGCGGTTATTCCGGTGTGTGAAGAAGTCGGTGTTAAAATGGCTATCCATCCCGATGATCCGCCATATTCCATCTTTGGTCTGCCGCGGGTTGTGAAAAACCGTGATGATCTTGACTGGATTTGCCAAGTCGTCGATTCTGAAGCCAACGGCATTACCTTGTGTACCGGGTCGATAGCCGAAGATCCTGCCAATGATGTTTATCAAATATTGGCTGAATTCACGCGACGTAAACGCATTCATTTCGCCCACGTACGCAATATCAAACTGATTCAGGATAAGGATTTTTATGAATCGGCCCACCTGTCGCGCTGCGGTTCACTGGATATGTATCAGGTGATGAAAGCGTTGTACGACAACGGATTCGATGGTTATATCCGTTCTGACCATGGACGCTTCATCTGGGGCGAAACCGGCCGCCCGGGTTATGGTCTGTACGACCGCGCCGTCGGCACCAACTATCTGTTGGGCCTGTGGGAAGCCCTGCAAAAACGGTAA
- a CDS encoding gluconate:H+ symporter: MSPLLSLFWVLVGIAILVVLNLKYKLHNIFSLLIAGIFVAIMEQIPIDKVIGVVQEGLGSIMGHLALIIIFGAIIGKFMTESGASQQIADTVIRRCGTRFLSVGLMFIGVIFGIAMFYEVAFLIAMPLVLNIAKKADIPYMKLVVPTVVGATMGHSLFPPQPGPVALITAFHADIVQVYLYGILVIIPALFCAGVLLPRLLPGIKAIPLNSLMKPVEEKASQDLPSFGASILVPLIPAVLMIASSLIKTLMGKQSEAAKICDFLGSAEISMLLATLVAIGLLGVRRGMTSEGITHCVTDAIAKIANVLFVISAGGILKQVIIDSGVGDSIVHVVGSASLSPFIVAWVITAIIRILTGQGAVAAITSAGIVAPMIGAFNLNPALMCLAVACGSNTITLMYDGGFLLFKETFGISMKDTFKTWGLLELINSVVGLLMVLAINALIA, encoded by the coding sequence ATGTCGCCATTGCTGTCATTGTTTTGGGTTTTGGTGGGGATCGCCATCCTGGTGGTCTTGAACCTGAAATATAAACTCCATAATATTTTTTCTCTGCTGATTGCCGGTATCTTTGTGGCGATCATGGAGCAAATCCCGATTGATAAAGTAATAGGAGTGGTGCAAGAGGGGCTTGGCAGTATCATGGGCCACCTGGCGCTTATCATCATATTCGGCGCCATTATCGGTAAGTTCATGACCGAATCCGGCGCCAGCCAGCAAATAGCCGATACGGTAATTCGGCGCTGCGGCACGCGCTTTTTGTCCGTCGGCTTGATGTTTATCGGCGTGATTTTTGGCATCGCGATGTTTTATGAAGTGGCGTTTTTGATTGCCATGCCGTTGGTACTCAATATTGCCAAGAAAGCCGATATCCCTTATATGAAACTGGTAGTGCCGACGGTCGTGGGTGCCACCATGGGGCACAGCCTTTTTCCGCCGCAGCCCGGGCCGGTGGCGCTTATCACCGCCTTCCATGCCGATATCGTTCAGGTTTATCTGTACGGGATCCTGGTGATTATCCCGGCCTTATTTTGCGCGGGCGTGTTACTGCCGCGGCTGTTGCCCGGTATCAAAGCTATTCCGCTTAATTCGCTTATGAAACCCGTCGAGGAAAAAGCCTCACAGGATCTCCCGTCGTTTGGCGCCAGCATTCTGGTGCCGCTTATCCCCGCGGTGTTGATGATTGCATCCTCACTGATAAAAACCCTGATGGGCAAACAATCGGAAGCGGCGAAAATTTGCGATTTCCTCGGGAGCGCCGAGATAAGTATGCTGTTGGCCACGCTGGTGGCAATAGGTCTGCTGGGGGTACGGCGCGGTATGACCAGCGAAGGTATTACCCATTGCGTGACCGATGCGATTGCTAAAATCGCCAATGTACTCTTCGTCATCAGCGCCGGCGGTATATTAAAACAGGTGATTATCGACTCCGGTGTTGGCGACAGTATTGTGCATGTGGTGGGTAGCGCCAGCCTGTCGCCTTTTATCGTCGCCTGGGTTATTACCGCTATTATCCGAATTCTGACGGGGCAGGGCGCGGTGGCCGCCATTACCTCCGCCGGGATTGTCGCGCCAATGATTGGGGCCTTCAACCTTAACCCCGCATTGATGTGCCTGGCGGTGGCCTGCGGCAGCAATACCATTACGCTGATGTACGATGGCGGTTTCCTGCTGTTTAAGGAAACCTTTGGTATATCGATGAAAGACACTTTCAAAACCTGGGGCCTGCTGGAGTTGATTAACTCGGTGGTTGGCCTGCTGATGGTGCTGGCGATCAACGCGCTCATCGCCTAA
- a CDS encoding SDR family NAD(P)-dependent oxidoreductase: MSKIAIITGASRGLGKSMALNLADKGRDIILTYRSQQEPAQAVVREIEQKGRKAVALRLDVQRADSFDEFAARVRQALSETFQRDNYDILINNAGTGLFASFMETREDDFMQMMNEHIKAPFFLSQKLLPLMQDGGRVLNVSSGLTRVSYPGFAAYSIMKMAVEALTLYMARELGPRGITVNTLAPGAIATDFAGGAVRDTPGLNDEFARMTALGRVGIAQDIGGAVAALLEDGAGWVNAQRIEISGGQNI, translated from the coding sequence ATGAGTAAAATAGCTATCATCACCGGCGCCAGCCGAGGCCTGGGTAAAAGCATGGCGCTGAATCTGGCGGATAAAGGCCGCGATATCATTCTAACCTATCGCAGCCAGCAAGAACCTGCGCAGGCGGTGGTGCGCGAGATTGAACAAAAGGGGCGTAAGGCCGTCGCGCTTCGGTTGGACGTCCAACGGGCGGACAGCTTCGACGAATTTGCGGCGCGGGTGCGTCAAGCGCTAAGCGAGACGTTTCAACGCGATAACTACGACATCCTCATCAACAATGCCGGCACCGGGTTATTCGCCAGCTTTATGGAAACCCGTGAAGACGACTTTATGCAAATGATGAACGAACACATCAAAGCGCCGTTCTTCTTGTCACAAAAGTTGTTGCCGCTGATGCAAGACGGCGGAAGGGTACTTAATGTCTCGTCTGGTTTGACACGCGTTTCCTATCCCGGATTCGCCGCCTACAGCATCATGAAGATGGCGGTGGAGGCGCTGACGCTGTATATGGCCCGCGAGTTAGGTCCGCGGGGTATCACGGTGAATACTCTTGCCCCCGGCGCCATAGCAACTGATTTTGCCGGCGGCGCGGTGCGAGATACCCCAGGGCTGAACGATGAGTTCGCCCGAATGACCGCCTTGGGACGGGTGGGCATAGCGCAGGATATTGGCGGTGCTGTGGCGGCGCTGCTCGAGGATGGCGCGGGCTGGGTCAACGCCCAGCGGATTGAGATTTCCGGCGGGCAAAACATCTAA
- a CDS encoding AraC family transcriptional regulator, with the protein MTPEDELAALLAQHAIVDGEHSTPVAGVTLFRASSADVPLPSVYRPCLCFIAQGSKQVMLGQAIYRYRPGQYLMVSIDLPMINLITAATPRSPYLLLRMDIDPQQIADILLQAPHLGETVTKPPRGLFIGRSDEPLIDGIVRLARLFNTPEDIPILAAQTLREILYRVLAGEDGRQVAQLALNGSILNRIARVITTLKTHFDQPLSIAALAQMADMSVSTFHAHFKSVTAMSPLQYQKSLRLIEARALMLSRQMDVAGAAWKVGYESPSQFSREYARMFGNPPARDISLLSQHAIAT; encoded by the coding sequence ATGACACCAGAAGATGAACTGGCGGCGCTGCTTGCTCAGCATGCCATCGTGGACGGGGAGCACAGCACGCCGGTCGCCGGCGTCACCCTGTTCAGGGCCAGTAGCGCTGATGTGCCGTTACCCAGCGTCTATCGGCCCTGTCTGTGCTTTATCGCCCAGGGCAGTAAGCAGGTAATGCTCGGCCAGGCCATCTACCGTTATCGGCCCGGTCAATACCTGATGGTGTCAATTGATTTGCCGATGATAAATCTGATAACCGCCGCTACGCCCCGCTCACCCTATTTGTTGCTGAGAATGGATATCGACCCGCAGCAAATCGCCGATATTTTACTGCAGGCCCCCCATCTTGGTGAAACGGTGACAAAGCCACCGCGCGGTCTCTTTATCGGTCGCAGCGATGAGCCTCTCATAGATGGAATAGTCCGTTTAGCCCGCTTATTTAACACGCCGGAGGATATTCCGATTCTGGCGGCGCAGACCCTGCGTGAAATCCTCTACCGCGTGCTGGCGGGAGAGGACGGTCGGCAGGTCGCGCAACTGGCACTTAACGGCAGTATCCTTAACCGTATCGCTCGGGTTATCACAACGCTTAAGACTCACTTTGACCAGCCATTGTCCATTGCTGCGCTGGCGCAGATGGCGGATATGAGCGTTTCCACTTTTCATGCCCATTTTAAAAGCGTGACGGCGATGAGCCCGCTGCAGTATCAAAAATCCCTGCGCCTGATCGAGGCGCGGGCATTGATGCTGTCGCGGCAAATGGATGTCGCCGGCGCCGCCTGGAAGGTGGGTTATGAAAGCCCGTCACAGTTCAGCCGCGAATATGCACGTATGTTTGGTAATCCCCCGGCGCGGGATATCAGCTTACTTAGCCAACACGCCATAGCGACGTGA
- a CDS encoding inverse autotransporter beta domain-containing protein: MYTLSAGESTASVARQYHMDINQLRKLNQFRTFARGFDHLQAGDELEVPLAPLPAVEWSDDFQASALPSQDDAQAQKIASLAASAGAFLGNNDRGEAAAAMGRGMAASVATAEAQQWLSQFGTARIQLDVDSRFSLKNSQLDMLVPLHDQQKTLIFTQGSLHRTDDRTQSNLGLGLRWFNDGYMLGGNTFLDYDLSRDHARMGMGVEYWRDFLKLGANSYLRLTNWKDTPDFADYQERPANGWDMRVEGWLPALPQLGAKLMYEQYYGKEVALFGKDNRQRDPHALTLGINYTPFPLLTLSAERRQGKAGENDTRIGLQMNIQLGQTWRAQLDPGAVGAMRQLAGSRYDLVERNNNIILEYRKKDVIFLSIVDRLAGYAGEQKSLNVSVNSKYGLERIDWAAPALLAAGGRIVQEDVGNVSVVLPDYQFDAPGGNVYEISGVAIDTHGNVSRRAKTILTVTQPAINDTTSEFTPAVSTLPADNASRQTLVLKIKDVQGNPIDIGENEISVTTDKEQEKSGATVSALQRHDVGTFTMEVTAGTGTDVVKLTPHARNVTFASAAVTIAADNATAQIKRLVVVDDNAAADGEETNKVKVTVVDAFHNPVPDLAVSFSADNNATVTASAITDTAGEAVAEVTSLQAGETTVTAALANTATKTVKTTFVSDNKSAMIAALKVVQDGATADGQAENQLTVSVTDANGNPIQDRQVQLQAEKGVQLSAESVTTDNQGMATFSAVSTASGTFNVTATTNGHRKTAPIAFVAGEVESVKSSLTADKTIIASDGNRAITLSFTARDRYDNAVTGLKVEFVQDGLEGQLSAVNEQNGVYTATFTATKPGLGSLGVAVNGNRLTEIQSAAVGVYAQSLALTFDVSS; the protein is encoded by the coding sequence GTGTACACCTTATCCGCAGGGGAAAGCACTGCCTCGGTAGCGCGCCAATACCATATGGACATTAATCAGCTGCGTAAACTTAATCAGTTTCGCACCTTTGCCCGCGGTTTTGATCATCTGCAGGCCGGTGATGAGCTTGAGGTGCCGCTGGCGCCGCTGCCCGCCGTGGAATGGAGCGATGATTTCCAGGCATCGGCATTGCCGTCACAGGATGACGCTCAGGCGCAAAAAATAGCGAGCCTGGCCGCGAGCGCGGGCGCTTTTCTCGGCAATAACGACCGTGGGGAAGCGGCGGCGGCGATGGGGCGCGGGATGGCCGCAAGTGTCGCTACCGCCGAGGCTCAGCAATGGTTAAGCCAGTTTGGTACGGCCCGCATACAGTTGGATGTAGATAGCCGGTTCTCTTTGAAAAATTCACAGCTTGATATGCTGGTGCCCCTGCATGATCAACAGAAAACGCTTATTTTTACCCAGGGCAGTCTGCACCGCACCGATGATCGCACCCAATCCAATCTGGGACTGGGCCTGCGCTGGTTCAACGATGGCTATATGCTGGGCGGTAACACCTTCCTGGATTATGACCTGTCACGTGATCATGCGCGGATGGGTATGGGTGTGGAATATTGGCGTGATTTCCTGAAACTGGGCGCCAACAGCTATCTGCGGTTAACGAACTGGAAAGACACGCCAGATTTCGCTGATTATCAGGAACGACCGGCCAACGGCTGGGATATGCGGGTCGAAGGCTGGCTGCCGGCGCTGCCGCAGCTGGGAGCCAAATTAATGTATGAACAGTATTACGGTAAGGAAGTGGCGTTGTTTGGCAAGGACAACCGGCAGCGCGATCCTCATGCTCTTACTTTGGGTATCAACTACACGCCGTTTCCGCTGCTGACGCTGAGCGCCGAGCGGCGACAGGGTAAGGCGGGGGAAAACGATACCCGTATTGGCCTACAGATGAATATCCAACTGGGTCAAACGTGGCGGGCGCAACTGGATCCGGGCGCGGTCGGCGCCATGCGCCAGCTGGCGGGCAGTCGCTATGATCTGGTGGAGCGCAATAACAACATTATTCTGGAATACCGCAAGAAGGATGTCATCTTCCTGTCTATCGTCGATCGTCTGGCGGGGTATGCGGGTGAACAGAAGTCGCTGAATGTATCGGTTAACAGCAAATACGGGCTGGAACGCATTGATTGGGCGGCGCCGGCGCTGCTCGCCGCCGGCGGCAGAATCGTTCAGGAAGACGTCGGCAATGTTAGCGTTGTGTTGCCCGATTATCAGTTCGATGCGCCTGGCGGCAATGTCTATGAAATCAGCGGGGTCGCCATCGACACGCACGGCAATGTTTCACGCAGAGCGAAAACCATTCTTACGGTAACTCAGCCCGCGATTAACGACACCACTAGCGAATTTACGCCGGCTGTCAGCACCTTGCCGGCCGACAACGCCTCGCGGCAAACGCTGGTATTAAAAATCAAGGATGTTCAAGGCAATCCTATCGATATTGGCGAGAATGAAATCAGCGTCACGACCGACAAGGAGCAGGAAAAATCAGGCGCTACCGTTTCCGCTTTGCAACGTCACGATGTCGGCACTTTCACGATGGAGGTGACGGCGGGAACGGGTACCGATGTGGTTAAACTGACCCCCCACGCCCGCAATGTGACTTTTGCCTCGGCTGCCGTGACGATTGCCGCCGACAATGCCACGGCACAGATCAAACGGCTGGTGGTGGTGGACGATAATGCCGCCGCCGACGGTGAAGAAACCAATAAGGTCAAAGTCACCGTCGTTGATGCCTTTCACAATCCGGTACCCGATCTGGCGGTGTCCTTCTCTGCGGATAACAACGCGACGGTTACCGCCAGTGCGATAACCGATACCGCCGGTGAGGCCGTCGCCGAGGTGACCAGTTTGCAGGCCGGGGAGACGACCGTGACGGCGGCGCTCGCCAATACGGCGACCAAAACCGTCAAGACCACCTTCGTTAGCGACAACAAATCCGCGATGATTGCGGCGCTGAAGGTGGTGCAGGACGGCGCCACGGCCGATGGTCAAGCGGAAAACCAGTTGACGGTCAGCGTGACCGATGCCAATGGCAACCCCATCCAGGATCGTCAGGTGCAGTTGCAGGCCGAAAAGGGCGTTCAACTTTCCGCAGAGAGCGTGACGACGGATAACCAGGGTATGGCTACCTTCAGTGCCGTCAGCACCGCCTCCGGTACGTTCAACGTCACCGCCACGACCAATGGCCACCGCAAAACGGCACCGATCGCGTTTGTCGCCGGCGAGGTAGAGAGCGTTAAATCATCGCTAACGGCAGACAAGACGATTATCGCCTCCGACGGTAACCGCGCGATAACCCTGTCGTTCACCGCACGCGATCGCTATGACAATGCCGTCACGGGCCTGAAGGTGGAATTTGTACAGGACGGACTCGAGGGGCAATTAAGCGCCGTCAACGAACAAAACGGCGTGTATACCGCCACCTTTACCGCCACCAAACCGGGGTTGGGCTCGCTGGGCGTCGCCGTTAACGGCAATCGGTTAACGGAGATTCAGTCCGCTGCGGTCGGGGTGTATGCCCAATCGTTGGCCCTGACGTTCGACGTGTCCTCCTAA